Proteins encoded by one window of Nasonia vitripennis strain AsymCx chromosome 5, Nvit_psr_1.1, whole genome shotgun sequence:
- the LOC103316012 gene encoding nucleolin 2-like, giving the protein MKRTLPVSVISACEAIVGNTMVSDQTKVLLTVGIAMLMGCPSAESVSVTDLLSSILETLKSIEGLMKYESSVVPQFLPKMLGDESGNSEATKALLKKLQEKYIKNAVKSDQEIVSDHKARRSFKKAEASNDDDDDDDDDKPAEPIDIQLPSRRELDAERRKKKLKDSDSSKEDGDEEEADEASEEKKINYRTHSRDDKSPEVTNARRTMSSKTSSGEDDDNDDASELDNNDAADARRSFSAPSKPNETSSELELDSDE; this is encoded by the exons ATGAAGCGGACTCTCCCGGTGAGCGTCATTTCAGCCTGTGAAGCAATAGTCGGCAACACGATGGTCTCAGACCAAACCAAAGTTCTCCTCACCGTT GGCATCGCGATGCTGATGGGATGTCCGAGTGCGGAATCGGTAAGTGTTACCGATCTGCTGAGCTCGATCTTGGAGACGCTGAAGAGCATCGAGGGTCTGATGAAGTACGAGTCGTCGGTGGTTCCCCAATTCCTCCCCAAGATGCTCGGCGACGAGTCGGGCAACTCGGAGGCTACG AAAGCCCTTCTCAAGAAGCTCCAGGAGAAGTACATAAAGAACGCGGTGAAATCCGACCAAGAGATCGTGAGCGATCATAAGGCTCGTCGAAGCTTCAAAAAAGCCGAAGCTtcaaacgacgacgacgacgacgacgacgatgacaaACCAGCCGAGCCCATAGACATCCAGCTGCCCTCCAGACGAGAACTCGACGccgagaggaggaagaagaagctaaaGGACTCCGACTCGTCCAAAGAAGATGGGGACGAGGAAGAGGCTGACGAGGCGTCCGAAGAGAAGAAGATAAACTATCGGACCCATAGTCGGGACGACAAGTCACCCGAGGTCACTAACGCCAGAAGAACCATGAGTAGCAAGACCTCGAGCGGCGaagacgacgacaacgacgacgccTCGGAGTTGGACAACAACGACGCGGCCGACGCCAGAAGAAGCTTCTCCGCCCCGTCGAAACCCAACGAAACCTCGTCCGAGCTGGAATTGGACTCGGACGAGTAG
- the LOC100117861 gene encoding solute carrier organic anion transporter family member 74D, translating into MAGEDTLTLSNGTVETMTIIPANGKIQANGNGLHKQPTQQTNNNGSLVSNGKELEIVAVENDKLVSSLDEKSICFQNDFDDGDTCCGWGPLRPRWLQRFATKQMFLFTFCITWVLQGMYYTYFVSVITTIEKLFQIQSKTTGMIMSATEVGQIGSSLLLTYYGGQGHRPRWIASGMVLFAVSSFTCSMPHFIYGQQLIRQNELLFNGGTVSGQLNGTNVTSPVPANLCKFLDKVENSSSNGWSMATASEILRTDTAEYCEGDDFRTEQRIHSKINTVVFAIFFVSLLGVGMGQTAVNTLGIPYIDDNVTSRESPLYFSITIGVKILGPAMGFMLGSLCTRIYADLSVDPPITPSDPRWVGAWWLGLVFISTMLLIVSIGMFAFPMRLPTSRTPPKVADAKKPSLKDFPKAVKRLLKNDILIFRTASSVLHILPIAGLYTFLPKYLESQFRLAAHDANFIAGVGGILVMGVGIILSGFFILKANLNARFVAGWIAFTAIAYAIGMGILMFVGCPMNDFTGLVTNEQGLSHFEPICEATCDCDKNKFSPICGADGRTYFSACHAGCSNYTVFEGKVANFTDCQCIPRNFSMPEMPAQTGYCPLDCNNFYAYVILFSVFVFIHSTSEVGSMLLILRCVDPRDKAMALGLIQFSIGLFGNVPCPIVYGAVVDSACLVWEYACGERGACWLYDSNVFRMFFHGTTGGIMALAFIFDLIVWYKAGSIKFPDEQENETGTVEEMANLKTQDAQVVENDYL; encoded by the exons atggcAGGCGAGGACACGCTGACGCTGTCCAACGGTACCGTGGAGACGATGACGATAATCCCGGCGAACGGGAAAATCCAAGCCAACGGCAACGGGCTGCACAAGCAGCCGACGCAGCAGACGAACAACAACGGCTCGTTGGTGTCAAACGGCAAAGAGCTGGAGATCGTCGCGGTGGAGAACGACAAGCTGGTCTCTTCGCTGGACGAGAAGTCCATCTGCTTCCAGAACGACTTCGACGACGGGGACACGTGCTGCGGATGGGGACCTCTCAGGCCGAGGTGGCTCCAGAGGTTTGCCACCAAGCAGATGTTCCTCTTTACCTTCTGCATCACTTGG GTGCTGCAGGGCATGTACTACACGTACTTCGTCTCGGTGATAACGACGATCGAGAAGCTCTTTCAAATCCAGTCGAAGACAACGGGCATGATAATGTCGGCGACGGAGGTCGGTCAGATCGGTTCGTCGTTACTACTGACCTACTACGGTGGACAGGGTCATAGGCCACGGTGGATAGCCTCGGGTATGGTCCTCTTCGCCGTGAGCTCGTTCACCTGCTCGATGCCGCACTTCATCTACGGGCAGCAGCTCATTCGACAGAACGAATTGCTGTTCAACGGCGGAACCGTCAGCGGCCAGCTCAATGGGACCAACGTCACCAGTCCTGTACCGGCCAATCTGTGCAAGTTCCTCGATAAGGTGGAAAACTCGTCCAGTAATGG GTGGTCGATGGCGACGGCGTCGGAGATTCTGCGGACCGACACAGCCGAGTACTGCGAGGGCGACGACTTCCGAACGGAGCAGCGGATCCACAGCAAGATCAACACCGTCGTCTTCGCGATATTCTTCGTGTCGCTGCTCGGCGTTGGAATGGGTCAGACAGCTGTGAATACGCTCGGTATACCGTATATCGACGACAACGTGACCAGTCGCGAGAGTCCTTTATATTTTT CAATTACGATAGGCGTTAAGATCCTCGGACCAGCGATGGGTTTCATGCTGGGATCTCTGTGTACAAGAATCTACGCGGATCTGTCGGTGGATCCCCCCATTACTCCGTCAGATCCACGATGGGTCGGTGCCTGGTGGCTTG GTTTGGTATTCATATCCACGATGCTGCTGATAGTCTCCATCGGCATGTTCGCATTCCCCATGCGTCTGCCGACCAGCAGAACACCACCGAAAGTAGCCGACGCCAAGAAGCCAAGTCTCAAAG ATTTTCCAAAGGCGGTGAAGAGGCTGCTGAAGAACGACATCCTGATATTCCGAACGGCCAGCAGCGTCCTGCACATTTTGCCCATCGCGGGCTTGTACACATTTTTACCGAAATACCTCGAAAGCCAATTCCGATTGGCTGCTCATGATGCTAACTTTATCGCAG GTGTCGGAGGCATACTGGTCATGGGTGTGGGAATAATACTCAGCGGTTTCTTCATCCTGAAGGCGAATCTGAACGCGAGGTTCGTTGCCGGATGGATCGCCTTTACCGCGATAGCTTACGCCATTGGAATGGGCATACTGATGTTCGTCGGCTGTCCGATGAACGACTTTACCGGTCTCGTAACCAACGAGCAGGG aCTGTCGCATTTCGAGCCGATTTGCGAGGCGACCTGCGATTGCGACAAGAACAAGTTCAGCCCGATCTGCGGTGCCGACGGCAGAACGTACTTTTCAGCCTGCCATGCGGGCTGCTCGAATTACACAGTTTTCGAGGGAAAAGTCGCGAAT ttCACCGACTGCCAGTGCATTCCGAGGAACTTCTCAATGCCGGAAATGCCGGCGCAGACCGGCTACTGCCCCCTCGACTGCAATAACTTTTACGCGTATGTGATCCTGTTCTCGGTCTTTGTTTTCATCCACTCGACGAGCGAGGTCGGCTCGATGCTGCTCATATTGCGATGCGTCGATCCACGCGACAAGGCGATGGCCCTGGGCCTCATACAATTTTCCATCGGTCTTTTTG GTAATGTTCCGTGTCCCATAGTGTACGGTGCAGTCGTCGACTCGGCGTGTCTCGTTTGGGAGTATGCGTGTGGCGAACGGGGTGCTTGCTGGCTCTACGACTCCAACGTCTTCAGGATGTTTTTCCACG GCACAACCGGTGGCATAATGGCGCTGGCCTTTATATTCGATCTGATAGTCTGGTACAAGGCTGGCAGCATAAAGTTCCCAGACGAGCAGGAGAACGAGACAGGCACCGTCGAGGAGATGGCGAATCTCAAGACGCAAGATGCTCAGGTTGTGGAGAATGACTACTTGTGA